Proteins encoded in a region of the Halosimplex halophilum genome:
- the tatC gene encoding twin-arginine translocase subunit TatC: MTDERSGDGDAEGGAAGPPDEEQGDDSPDESAGPPDEPIPGGPDDPDRDDSADEHRPDANPSPAPDNLPDDDSSGDDSSGDDSEGAGVADDAGLPGVSDDETPGDPSEWVDDADGDAGADSSDSAADDADADDEGSPSADPTEAAPVNTVEEGAAADGGDATEFGGDINPHANPSSGGPAEGAPAAPAGEGLGGAPDDQEMPLAQHIEEMVRRLGVVVVAMALVSGLTFPFADRLINFLWYSFLSGSPEACPTTAPSADAACPYLFHPLALMFARLKVASLVGFVVALPVTVYESYLFMRPGLYPRERRYYLASVPTSLVLAGVGILFAYLLVLPTLFVYFTGYTAQAAEVTFSLTETFNLIVMMLGFFALVFQIPLLIMLAVMMGVTSRRWLAARRIYFWGGFATVAFLFSPDPTGMAPILVAATMIVLFEGTLLLLYWTGEAAAVTAEDLAARRPFVWLGAAAVGYLVSTAPLPGSYYEQLPPAVTSALADFGVTRLTPLLVGLGLIAVYEAVLYVDRRFGGRSGAYGYLARARVGVWPLSLFVGYLGSPDPALLRRVDAVDLSTVEAAGVAVGLIVTYEFVLVVLDWYENRG, from the coding sequence ATGACTGACGAGCGGTCCGGCGACGGCGACGCGGAGGGGGGAGCCGCCGGTCCGCCCGACGAGGAACAGGGTGATGACTCGCCCGACGAGTCCGCGGGACCGCCCGACGAACCGATCCCGGGCGGCCCCGACGACCCCGACCGCGACGACTCTGCCGACGAACACCGACCCGACGCCAACCCCTCGCCGGCGCCCGACAACCTCCCCGACGACGACAGCTCCGGCGACGACAGCTCCGGCGACGACTCCGAGGGGGCCGGTGTCGCCGACGACGCGGGGCTGCCCGGCGTCTCCGACGACGAGACGCCGGGCGACCCCAGCGAGTGGGTCGACGACGCCGACGGCGACGCCGGTGCCGACTCCAGTGATAGTGCCGCAGACGACGCCGACGCCGACGACGAGGGGTCGCCCTCGGCGGACCCGACGGAGGCGGCGCCGGTCAACACCGTCGAGGAGGGCGCCGCGGCCGACGGCGGCGACGCCACGGAGTTCGGCGGCGACATCAACCCCCACGCGAACCCGTCCTCGGGCGGGCCGGCGGAGGGCGCGCCGGCCGCGCCAGCCGGCGAGGGACTGGGCGGCGCCCCCGACGATCAGGAGATGCCGCTGGCCCAGCACATCGAAGAGATGGTCCGCCGGCTGGGCGTGGTCGTCGTCGCGATGGCGCTGGTCAGCGGGCTCACCTTCCCGTTCGCCGACCGCCTGATCAACTTCCTGTGGTACTCCTTCCTGTCGGGGTCGCCGGAGGCCTGCCCGACGACCGCGCCCTCCGCCGACGCGGCGTGTCCGTACCTGTTCCACCCGCTCGCGCTGATGTTCGCCCGGCTGAAGGTCGCCTCGCTGGTCGGGTTCGTCGTCGCCCTCCCCGTGACCGTCTACGAGTCGTACCTGTTCATGCGCCCCGGGCTCTACCCCCGCGAACGCCGCTACTACCTCGCCTCCGTGCCGACGAGCCTCGTCCTCGCCGGCGTCGGCATCCTCTTCGCGTACCTGCTCGTCCTCCCGACGCTGTTCGTCTACTTCACCGGCTACACCGCCCAGGCCGCCGAGGTCACGTTCAGCCTCACCGAGACGTTCAACCTCATCGTGATGATGCTGGGCTTTTTCGCCCTGGTCTTCCAGATCCCCCTGCTCATCATGCTCGCGGTGATGATGGGCGTCACCTCCCGGCGGTGGCTGGCGGCCCGCCGCATCTACTTCTGGGGCGGGTTCGCCACCGTCGCCTTCCTGTTCTCGCCGGACCCGACCGGGATGGCGCCCATCCTCGTCGCCGCGACGATGATCGTCCTCTTCGAGGGCACCCTGCTGCTGCTGTACTGGACCGGCGAGGCGGCGGCGGTCACGGCCGAGGACCTGGCGGCCCGCCGGCCGTTCGTCTGGCTCGGCGCCGCCGCCGTCGGCTACCTCGTCTCGACCGCGCCGCTACCGGGGAGCTACTACGAGCAGCTCCCTCCCGCGGTCACGTCGGCGCTTGCTGACTTCGGCGTCACCCGGCTGACGCCGCTGCTCGTCGGTCTCGGCCTCATCGCGGTCTACGAGGCGGTCCTCTACGTCGACCGGCGGTTCGGCGGTCGCTCGGGGGCCTACGGCTACCTCGCCCGGGCCCGCGTCGGCGTCTGGCCGCTGTCGCTGTTCGTCGGCTACCTCGGCAGCCCCGACCCCGCACTCCTCCGGCGGGTCGACGCGGTCGACCTCTCGACGGTCGAGGCCGCCGGCGTCGCCGTCGGGTTGATCGTCACCTACGAGTTCGTCCTCGTGGTCCTCGACTGGTACGAGAACCGGGGGTGA
- a CDS encoding hemolysin family protein, whose translation MGIPAAAWPQLAPVAQQTIDVFGNAVPKSYIAIAGALLILVLIGLSAFFSSSEIALFSLQSHRIEALVEEGRYGAETLKSLKSDPHRLLVTILVGNNLVNIAMSSIATGLFGLYMSQGQAVAAATFGITAIVLLFGESAPKSYAVENTESWALRVSRPLKLSEYVLLPLVVLFDYLTRVVNKVTGGRSAIETSYVTREEIQDMIETGEREGVLDEEEREMLQRTLRFNNTIAKEVMTPRLDMDAISTESSIDEAIEQCIQSGHARLPVYEGSLDNVIGVVNIRDLVRDRNYGETEDGDLALEDLIEPTLHVPESKNVDDLLTEMRKERLHMVIVIDEFGTTEGLVTMEDLTEEIVGEILEGGEEEPIEYEGDDTIVVKGEVNIEEVNEALDIDIPEGEEFETIAGFIFNLAGRLVEEGEVIDYDGVEIAVEGVENTRIMKARVTRTEAYDPDEATEVGEGEPDADEVPSE comes from the coding sequence ATGGGTATACCCGCAGCGGCGTGGCCGCAGTTGGCGCCGGTCGCACAGCAGACGATCGACGTGTTCGGAAACGCCGTCCCGAAGAGCTACATCGCCATCGCCGGCGCGCTCCTGATCCTCGTGCTGATCGGGCTGTCGGCGTTTTTCTCCTCGTCGGAGATCGCGCTGTTCTCGCTGCAGTCCCACCGGATCGAGGCGCTCGTCGAGGAGGGGCGGTACGGGGCCGAGACGCTCAAGAGCCTCAAGTCCGACCCCCACCGTCTGCTGGTGACGATCCTCGTGGGGAACAACCTGGTCAACATCGCGATGTCGTCGATCGCGACCGGCCTGTTCGGCCTCTACATGAGCCAGGGGCAGGCGGTGGCCGCGGCGACGTTCGGGATCACCGCGATCGTCCTGCTGTTCGGCGAGAGCGCGCCCAAGTCCTACGCGGTCGAGAACACCGAGTCGTGGGCGCTGCGGGTCTCGCGCCCGCTGAAGCTCTCGGAGTACGTCCTGCTGCCGCTGGTCGTCCTGTTCGACTACCTCACCCGGGTCGTCAACAAGGTGACGGGCGGCCGCTCGGCCATCGAGACGTCATACGTCACCCGCGAGGAGATCCAGGACATGATCGAGACCGGCGAGCGCGAGGGCGTCCTCGACGAGGAGGAGCGGGAGATGCTCCAGCGCACCCTCCGGTTCAACAACACCATCGCCAAGGAGGTCATGACGCCGCGGCTGGACATGGACGCCATCTCGACCGAGTCCTCGATCGACGAGGCCATCGAGCAGTGCATCCAGAGCGGCCACGCTCGCCTGCCGGTCTACGAGGGGAGTCTGGACAACGTCATCGGCGTCGTCAACATCCGCGACCTGGTCCGGGACCGCAACTACGGCGAGACCGAGGACGGCGACCTCGCGCTCGAGGACCTCATCGAGCCGACCCTGCACGTCCCCGAGTCGAAGAACGTCGACGACCTGCTAACCGAGATGCGGAAGGAGCGGCTACACATGGTCATCGTCATCGACGAGTTCGGGACCACCGAGGGGCTGGTGACGATGGAGGACCTCACCGAGGAGATCGTCGGCGAGATCCTGGAGGGCGGCGAGGAGGAGCCCATCGAGTACGAGGGCGACGACACCATCGTCGTCAAGGGCGAGGTCAACATCGAGGAGGTCAACGAGGCGCTCGACATCGACATCCCCGAGGGCGAGGAGTTCGAGACCATCGCCGGGTTCATCTTCAACCTCGCCGGCCGCCTCGTCGAGGAGGGCGAGGTGATCGACTACGACGGGGTCGAGATCGCCGTCGAGGGCGTCGAGAACACCCGCATCATGAAGGCCAGGGTCACCCGCACCGAGGCGTACGACCCCGACGAGGCGACCGAAGTCGGCGAGGGCGAACCCGACGCCGACGAGGTCCCCTCCGAGTAG
- a CDS encoding MFS transporter — MSGPATDGNGTGGAPADGGTPPGGDTDSDGPTETDARNRRLWTAAIFLTMACTGAVMQIRGAVLPTLEGSFTVPEWQLGLVAPAGTVGYLLVILAVGSSAGRVDARRFIAGGAALAGGALLAMGLAPSFPLFLAALVVQGAAVGVFRALDRPLLSHFYPSQRGRVYNRYDGTWAVGAALGPLAVVLALRAGSWRLAYGAVGLAVLALALVFRSLRSPAVESDEEPLTRADLAELVRRPEVLALLAALFFVTGVEGGLFTWLPYYARAELPAGWAELTLTAMLVAYVPGRFACGALTDRLGPLALLVGVLGLLVPAFAFTFFVADGLAVLAGVVAIGLLISGVFPTMMAYATDAVPEHSGPVNALASAVSSVSVGGVPALMGVVVGGADAAAAMRLLVAPLVAALGVVVLARVAERRRTARAAGGSAPGDD, encoded by the coding sequence GTGAGCGGGCCGGCGACGGACGGCAACGGGACGGGCGGCGCGCCCGCCGACGGCGGCACACCACCGGGCGGCGACACCGACAGCGACGGCCCGACCGAGACGGACGCCCGCAACCGCCGACTGTGGACGGCGGCCATCTTCCTGACGATGGCGTGTACCGGCGCCGTGATGCAGATCCGCGGTGCCGTGCTGCCGACGCTGGAAGGCTCGTTCACCGTCCCCGAGTGGCAGCTGGGGCTCGTCGCGCCGGCGGGAACGGTCGGCTACCTGCTGGTCATCCTCGCCGTCGGGTCGAGCGCGGGCCGGGTCGACGCGCGGCGGTTCATCGCCGGCGGCGCCGCCCTCGCCGGGGGCGCGCTGCTCGCGATGGGGCTGGCGCCCTCGTTCCCCCTGTTTCTCGCCGCGCTGGTCGTCCAGGGGGCGGCCGTCGGAGTCTTTCGCGCGCTCGACCGGCCGCTGCTCAGCCACTTCTACCCGAGCCAGCGCGGGCGCGTCTACAACCGCTACGACGGCACCTGGGCGGTCGGCGCCGCGCTGGGCCCGCTGGCGGTCGTCCTCGCGCTGCGGGCGGGGTCGTGGCGGCTCGCCTACGGCGCGGTCGGCCTCGCCGTGCTCGCGCTCGCGCTCGTCTTCCGGTCGCTCCGGTCGCCCGCCGTCGAGTCGGACGAGGAGCCGCTCACCCGCGCGGACCTGGCCGAGCTGGTCCGCCGCCCGGAGGTGCTCGCGCTGCTGGCCGCCCTCTTCTTCGTGACCGGCGTCGAGGGCGGCCTGTTCACCTGGCTGCCCTACTACGCGCGGGCCGAGCTGCCGGCCGGCTGGGCGGAGCTGACGCTGACGGCGATGCTCGTCGCGTACGTCCCCGGCCGGTTCGCCTGCGGCGCGCTGACCGACCGGCTGGGCCCGCTCGCGCTCCTCGTCGGCGTGCTCGGGCTGCTCGTCCCCGCGTTCGCGTTCACGTTCTTCGTCGCGGACGGCCTCGCCGTGCTGGCCGGCGTCGTCGCCATCGGCCTGCTGATATCGGGCGTGTTCCCGACGATGATGGCCTACGCGACCGACGCCGTCCCCGAGCACAGCGGCCCCGTCAACGCCCTGGCGTCGGCGGTCTCGTCGGTCTCGGTCGGGGGCGTGCCGGCGCTGATGGGCGTCGTCGTCGGCGGCGCGGACGCCGCGGCGGCGATGCGGCTGCTCGTCGCGCCGCTGGTGGCCGCGCTGGGCGTGGTCGTGCTGGCGCGGGTCGCAGAGCGGCGCCGGACCGCGCGGGCCGCGGGCGGGTCGGCGCCGGGCGACGACTGA
- a CDS encoding 2Fe-2S iron-sulfur cluster-binding protein: MSDATVTVELPGGERREVTASEGTILRDALLAAGLSPHGRYARRVNCGGRGLCATCGVRLAEPPDPDHWHDDLADRFGYPRLSCQLRVRDGTTVKLLDKRVWGERLSDGE, from the coding sequence GTGAGCGACGCGACCGTCACGGTCGAGCTGCCCGGCGGCGAGCGCCGCGAGGTGACCGCGAGCGAGGGGACGATACTCCGCGACGCCCTGCTGGCGGCGGGGCTGTCCCCCCACGGCCGGTACGCCCGGCGGGTCAACTGCGGCGGCCGCGGCCTCTGTGCGACCTGCGGCGTCCGCCTCGCCGAGCCGCCGGACCCCGACCACTGGCACGACGACCTGGCGGACCGCTTCGGCTACCCGCGGCTGTCCTGCCAGCTCCGCGTCCGCGACGGGACGACGGTGAAACTGCTCGACAAGCGGGTGTGGGGCGAGCGGCTGTCCGACGGCGAGTAG
- a CDS encoding amino acid-binding protein yields MEKFADSPSQQAVIRLLLERGFSVNDEGRVVSGGIEIPNTGIAREVDVDRRVVDATTDAILADDQLRRIFQNISAIPSLMDLAPVLDLSALAITVRDAEETGIVATVTGAIADRGISIRQTISEDPEFTDEPKLYVITDGSIPGDLLTEIRDMEFVHSIELR; encoded by the coding sequence ATGGAGAAGTTCGCCGACTCGCCCAGCCAGCAGGCGGTCATCCGGCTGCTGCTGGAGCGGGGCTTCTCCGTCAACGACGAGGGGCGGGTGGTCTCGGGCGGCATCGAGATCCCCAACACCGGCATCGCCCGGGAGGTCGACGTGGACCGCCGCGTCGTCGACGCCACCACCGACGCGATCCTCGCCGACGACCAGCTCCGCCGGATCTTCCAGAACATCTCCGCCATCCCGAGCCTGATGGACCTGGCTCCGGTGCTCGATCTGTCGGCGCTGGCGATAACAGTGCGGGACGCCGAGGAGACCGGCATCGTGGCCACGGTCACCGGCGCCATCGCCGACCGCGGGATCTCCATCCGCCAGACCATCAGCGAGGACCCCGAGTTCACCGACGAGCCGAAGCTGTACGTCATCACCGACGGGTCGATCCCGGGCGACCTCCTGACGGAGATCCGCGATATGGAGTTCGTCCACAGCATCGAGCTGCGGTGA
- a CDS encoding type IV pilin, protein MTDDPPASPPREPLRSDRAATPVVGVVLLVGVTVLLAAVAAAAVGFEGARPEPAPQASLDAELSATDGWPDGQRLRLVHEGGDTLAVADLAVVVAFERTGDRARLSGFPTRRLTDEHVRGADLFDRTYAGVDGALDAAHTDGQWAAGETASVRIAQNELDVRPGDRAAVRVIHRPTGAQLTRTEVGAS, encoded by the coding sequence GTGACCGACGACCCGCCGGCCTCCCCGCCTCGCGAGCCCCTCCGGAGCGACCGCGCCGCCACGCCGGTCGTGGGCGTCGTCCTGCTGGTCGGGGTGACCGTCCTGCTCGCCGCCGTCGCCGCCGCGGCGGTCGGGTTCGAGGGCGCCCGTCCGGAGCCGGCCCCGCAGGCCAGCCTGGACGCGGAGCTGTCGGCGACGGACGGCTGGCCGGACGGCCAGCGGCTCCGACTCGTCCACGAAGGGGGTGATACCCTGGCGGTCGCGGACCTGGCCGTCGTCGTCGCGTTCGAGCGCACGGGCGACCGCGCGCGGCTCTCGGGGTTCCCGACCAGGCGCCTCACCGACGAGCACGTCCGAGGTGCGGACCTGTTCGACCGGACCTACGCCGGCGTCGACGGGGCGCTGGACGCTGCCCACACGGACGGTCAGTGGGCCGCGGGCGAGACCGCCTCCGTCCGGATCGCCCAGAACGAACTGGACGTGCGGCCGGGCGACCGGGCGGCGGTCCGGGTGATTCACCGGCCGACCGGCGCACAGTTGACCCGGACCGAGGTGGGGGCGTCGTGA
- a CDS encoding twin-arginine translocase subunit TatC, with amino-acid sequence MAAAIDEDTKRTVAQGRATLGSMIGSAREDLQKAFMVFVIGFMGTFYALRLYIWDALKADLNQNENIRIVATTPFDVILLQAKIGMFIGVLMAIPVVIYFGRDALRARGWWPAEDIPRWKLVFPAVLSAVLFAAGLAYAYYLFFPLMLGFLAGNAANAGFEPAWSIVKWTQFIAFLGFSFGLAAQLPLAMSSLAYLRVLSYQAMRDRWRYAVLGIFVFGAFFSPPDPLTQIMWALPLIGLYGFSLALARFAELLRRSADEVSAGMVARRYWNKLLAVALLAGGAGYLFVTRYGVPAVNDLVTSISDRVGPFPTLTELTGLDTQVVAALVGAGLALVALGAAVFYFSIKELDAARDPTEPTGSPTDIDLLSLSAAAIPAAPPERFEEMDEAEATELAREAMEEQEDPDKAQAILDRFDEVQEAQEARAEAAEGGEAAGGEAAAGDGAAGDEEEGGVLTSTTAGVVDSFTEEETTEDDIGGYYYDIAFILESLTSRAFRIVGLFGIVMAATFVFLYQGGIGRLRQIFFGRMPEGQIAQADIVTLHPAEALIFEIKFATLLGLVATLPLILYYAWPRLKERGLVGGDRRLLGLWAVTLLVGIVGGSVVGFLYVAPAIISWLAADAIESSMVIYYRINNFGWLVVLTTVGFGLLVEVPVTMFLFHRGGLVSFQTMFDRWRTVVMAIVVFAAFITPSSLLTMLVFAIPVAVAYMVGLGLLWVYTLGGRRTPSREGEAAD; translated from the coding sequence ATGGCTGCCGCGATCGACGAGGACACGAAGCGGACCGTCGCACAGGGTCGCGCGACCCTCGGGTCCATGATCGGCAGCGCCCGCGAGGACCTCCAGAAGGCGTTCATGGTCTTCGTGATCGGTTTCATGGGGACGTTCTACGCGCTGCGGCTCTACATCTGGGACGCGCTCAAGGCCGACCTCAACCAGAACGAGAACATCCGCATCGTCGCCACGACGCCGTTCGACGTGATCCTCCTGCAGGCGAAGATCGGGATGTTCATCGGGGTCCTGATGGCGATCCCGGTCGTGATCTACTTCGGCCGCGACGCCCTCCGGGCGCGGGGCTGGTGGCCCGCCGAGGACATCCCCCGCTGGAAACTGGTCTTCCCGGCGGTGCTCTCGGCGGTCCTGTTCGCGGCCGGCCTCGCCTACGCCTACTACCTCTTCTTCCCGCTCATGCTCGGCTTCCTCGCCGGCAACGCCGCCAACGCCGGCTTCGAGCCCGCGTGGTCGATCGTCAAGTGGACCCAGTTCATCGCCTTCCTCGGGTTCTCGTTCGGGCTGGCCGCGCAGCTGCCGCTGGCGATGAGCTCGCTCGCCTACCTGCGCGTGCTGAGCTACCAGGCGATGCGCGACCGCTGGCGCTACGCCGTGCTGGGTATCTTCGTGTTCGGCGCCTTCTTCTCGCCGCCGGACCCGCTCACCCAGATCATGTGGGCGCTCCCGCTGATCGGTCTCTACGGGTTCAGCCTCGCGCTCGCCCGCTTCGCGGAGCTGCTGCGGCGGTCGGCCGACGAGGTCTCCGCCGGGATGGTCGCCCGCCGCTACTGGAACAAGCTCCTCGCCGTCGCCCTGCTGGCCGGCGGCGCCGGCTACCTCTTCGTCACCCGCTACGGCGTCCCCGCCGTCAACGACCTCGTCACCTCGATATCGGACCGCGTCGGTCCCTTCCCGACGCTCACGGAACTGACGGGGCTGGACACCCAGGTCGTCGCCGCGCTCGTCGGCGCGGGGCTGGCGCTGGTCGCGCTCGGCGCCGCGGTCTTCTACTTCTCCATCAAGGAACTCGACGCCGCGCGGGACCCGACGGAACCGACCGGCTCGCCGACCGACATCGACCTGCTCTCGCTGTCGGCGGCGGCCATCCCCGCCGCACCTCCGGAGCGGTTCGAGGAGATGGACGAGGCCGAGGCGACCGAACTCGCCCGGGAGGCCATGGAAGAGCAGGAGGACCCCGACAAGGCACAGGCCATCCTCGACCGCTTCGACGAGGTCCAGGAGGCCCAAGAGGCCCGCGCCGAGGCCGCGGAGGGCGGCGAGGCGGCCGGCGGCGAAGCGGCCGCCGGTGACGGCGCGGCCGGCGACGAGGAGGAGGGGGGCGTCCTCACCTCGACGACGGCCGGCGTCGTCGACTCGTTCACCGAGGAGGAGACCACCGAGGACGACATCGGCGGCTACTACTACGACATCGCCTTTATCCTGGAGAGTCTCACCTCCCGAGCCTTCCGCATCGTCGGCCTGTTCGGGATCGTCATGGCCGCGACGTTCGTCTTCCTCTACCAGGGCGGGATCGGACGGCTCCGGCAGATCTTCTTCGGGCGGATGCCCGAAGGCCAGATCGCCCAGGCCGACATCGTGACGCTGCACCCCGCGGAGGCGCTCATCTTCGAGATCAAGTTCGCGACGCTTTTGGGGCTGGTCGCGACGCTCCCGCTGATCCTCTACTACGCCTGGCCGCGGCTGAAAGAGCGGGGGCTGGTCGGCGGCGACCGCCGGCTGCTCGGCCTGTGGGCCGTGACGCTGCTGGTCGGCATCGTCGGCGGGTCGGTCGTCGGCTTCCTCTACGTCGCGCCGGCGATCATCTCCTGGCTGGCCGCCGACGCCATCGAGTCGAGCATGGTCATCTACTACCGGATCAACAACTTCGGCTGGCTGGTCGTGCTCACGACCGTCGGCTTCGGCCTGCTCGTCGAGGTCCCCGTGACGATGTTCCTGTTCCACCGCGGCGGCCTGGTCTCCTTCCAGACGATGTTCGACCGCTGGCGGACGGTCGTCATGGCCATCGTCGTCTTCGCCGCGTTCATCACCCCCTCCAGCCTCCTGACGATGCTCGTGTTCGCCATCCCCGTCGCCGTCGCCTACATGGTCGGCCTCGGACTCCTGTGGGTGTACACCCTCGGCGGCCGCCGCACGCCCAGCCGCGAGGGCGAAGCCGCCGACTGA
- a CDS encoding IMPACT family protein, whose translation MSQREPYRTVAGRGEARFEVRGSEFLGHVAPARTVEAAEDFVAEIRGEYADATHNVPAYRVRADPFREWASDDGEPSGSAGDPALNVLQQEGVENVVAVVTRYYGGTNLGVGGLARAYSRAVKDGLDAAGTTTERPHERFAVAVDYDDSGTVRGILESEAVEFDADYAERVAFDVRVPVADGAALRDRIRSATSGRAEIDR comes from the coding sequence GTGAGCCAGCGCGAGCCCTACCGGACGGTCGCCGGTCGCGGGGAGGCCCGCTTCGAGGTCCGGGGATCGGAGTTTCTCGGTCACGTCGCGCCCGCCCGGACGGTCGAGGCCGCCGAGGACTTCGTCGCCGAGATCCGCGGCGAGTACGCCGACGCGACCCACAACGTGCCGGCCTACCGCGTCCGCGCGGACCCCTTTCGCGAGTGGGCCAGCGACGACGGCGAGCCCTCCGGGTCGGCGGGCGACCCCGCGCTGAACGTCCTCCAGCAGGAGGGGGTCGAGAACGTCGTCGCCGTCGTCACCCGCTACTACGGCGGGACGAACCTCGGCGTCGGCGGGCTGGCGCGGGCGTACTCCCGCGCCGTCAAGGACGGCCTCGACGCCGCCGGGACGACCACCGAGCGCCCCCACGAGCGGTTCGCCGTCGCCGTCGACTACGACGACTCCGGCACCGTCCGCGGCATCCTGGAGAGCGAGGCCGTCGAGTTCGACGCCGACTACGCCGAGCGGGTCGCCTTCGACGTGCGCGTCCCGGTCGCAGACGGAGCCGCCCTCCGCGACCGCATCCGCAGCGCCACCAGCGGCCGCGCCGAGATCGACCGGTGA
- a CDS encoding histidine phosphatase family protein — MTGRVLLVRHGETTWNRDGRIQGWADATLTETGREQARAVGAHLADGHDLDRLVVSDLKRTLETAAELRAAGVAAEPERARAWRERDFGDLQGLTRTAIATRHPEYHREGSLLAVRSVEGGESLSAFETRVREGWERLVDELDGDETAAVITHGGPIRAVLAAVTGRELAALAPEFSPANCGVTELAVDGAACSVVDRDGTDHL, encoded by the coding sequence ATGACCGGGCGGGTGCTGCTGGTCAGACACGGCGAGACGACGTGGAACCGCGACGGCCGGATCCAGGGATGGGCCGACGCGACGCTCACCGAGACCGGCCGCGAGCAGGCCCGCGCCGTCGGCGCCCACCTCGCCGACGGCCACGACCTCGACCGGCTCGTAGTCTCGGATCTGAAGCGGACGCTGGAGACCGCCGCGGAGCTCCGGGCGGCCGGCGTCGCGGCCGAGCCCGAGCGGGCCCGCGCCTGGCGCGAGCGGGACTTCGGCGACCTCCAGGGGCTGACCCGGACCGCCATCGCCACCCGCCACCCCGAGTACCACCGCGAGGGGTCGCTGCTCGCCGTGCGGTCGGTCGAGGGCGGCGAGTCCCTGTCGGCGTTCGAGACCAGGGTTCGAGAGGGCTGGGAGCGGCTCGTCGATGAACTGGACGGGGACGAGACCGCGGCGGTCATCACCCACGGCGGGCCGATCCGGGCCGTGCTGGCGGCGGTGACCGGCCGCGAGCTGGCGGCGCTCGCGCCGGAATTCTCGCCCGCGAACTGCGGCGTGACCGAACTCGCCGTCGACGGGGCGGCGTGCTCGGTCGTCGACCGCGACGGCACCGACCACCTCTAG
- the hisB gene encoding imidazoleglycerol-phosphate dehydratase HisB, which produces MTERTAAVTRETAETAIEVTLDVDGDGDATVDTGIGFFDHMLESFATHGLFDLTVQCDGDLEIDDHHTVEDVAITLGEAFSEALGDKRGIRRFADRKVPLDEAVASVVVDVSGRPYFAFDGAFSQGEVGGMTSHMAQHFCRSLATNAGLTLHAGVDGENAHHEVEALFKGLARALDDATRIDERRTDVASTKGEL; this is translated from the coding sequence ATGACCGAGCGGACGGCGGCGGTGACCCGCGAGACCGCCGAGACGGCGATCGAGGTGACCCTCGACGTGGACGGCGACGGCGACGCGACCGTCGACACGGGGATCGGCTTCTTCGACCACATGCTGGAGTCGTTCGCCACCCACGGCCTGTTCGACCTCACGGTCCAGTGCGACGGCGACCTGGAGATCGACGACCACCACACCGTCGAGGACGTGGCCATCACCCTCGGCGAGGCCTTCTCCGAGGCGCTGGGCGACAAGCGCGGCATCCGCCGCTTCGCCGACCGGAAGGTCCCGCTCGACGAGGCCGTAGCGAGCGTCGTCGTCGACGTGAGCGGCCGCCCCTACTTCGCGTTCGACGGCGCGTTCTCCCAGGGCGAGGTCGGCGGGATGACCAGCCACATGGCCCAGCACTTCTGCCGGTCGCTGGCCACGAACGCCGGGCTGACGCTCCACGCGGGCGTCGACGGCGAGAACGCCCACCACGAGGTCGAGGCGCTGTTCAAGGGACTGGCCCGCGCGCTCGACGACGCCACCCGGATCGACGAGCGCCGGACGGACGTGGCCAGCACGAAGGGCGAGCTATAG